AGAAAGTTTTGCCGTCAATTATCTCGTTTGAGACTTCACTTGCTTGAGTAATTTCTTGTATATTGCTTTCTAGTTTTTGCAGCAATTGCGAAACTTGATTACCAGTTGTATATTTACCAGCCAAAATTCTCTGTGTATCAAAATCGTATGGTCGAACTTGGTTCAAGTTCAAGCTGGTGTGATTATCATTCAATAGATTTACAGAACGATTGTTGATGAAGTTGTCAGTTTTAAATGAGAAGGCTGACGCTGGGGTAGCAGCAATCGTCAATCCAACAACGGCGATCAAAATCGCCATGAATCGTGTCTGTACTAGGCACAGTGCTAGGCAAAATTGGCACGGAACCATTTTTAATGTTGAATTTTGAGATAAGTTTGAGCGTCTGCTTTTGGCGCTTATAACCTTGGTAATTTTGAATTGCTTAGTTACTGTCATGTAAGCCGCGTCCTTGACTTTTGAAGCTACGATTTTAGCTCAACACGGGCTAAATATACTTTTTTATAGTAATCTTTAGTCTTATGTTCTATGTGATTTTACCTGTACTTTTCCGAGAAAATGCAGGTAGTCAAGGCGGAAACGATAAATTTATGGTTAATTAGAGATGAAGAGTTGATAAATTGCTTACAAAAACTTAGCTATTCTCTCCACAGCGGTGGTTAATATAGTTGGTTCATGCACTAAAGCAAAGCGAACATACCCTTCCCCAAATTTACCAAAGCCTGCACCAGGAGAAGCCGCAACGCCAGTTTGTTCGACTAACTCAGTACAAAATTCTATCGAATTTTGACTCCAATGTGGCGGCAACTTTGCCCAAATATACATTGTTGCTTGGGGAGTAGGAACTTGCCAGCCAATGCGGTGTAAAGCGCTAATAAAAGCATCTCGACGTTGTTTGAAGGTAGCAACAGCAGCATTCACCCCAGCTTGAGGACCGGTAAGAGCAGCGATCGCCCCATTCAAAATTCCCCGATACTGATTAAAATCAACAGCTGCTTTTACCTGGCGTAAAGCGTGAATCAACTCAGCATTACCAATGGCGTAGCCAATACGGAAGCCACCCATATTATATGACTTGGACAAAGTGAAAAACTCAATCGAGACGCTTTTATCCCGGTCAGCTTGGAAAATTGAAGGAGCGAGAGGGGAGGAGGGGGAGAGGGGGAGAGGGGGGGATGCGGAGAAAGAATTGTCCCCTTGTCTGGTTGTCTCCAAGGAGTCCCCAAGTCGTCCTCCTTGTCCTCCTTGTCTCCAAGGAGTCCCCTTGTCTCCAAGGAGTCCCCCAGTCTCGTCAAACACTAAATCTACGTAGGGGAAATCGTGAACGAGGACGAGATTATGTTGTTGACAAAACGCTACAGCTTCTTGAAAGAAAGATAATGGCGCGATCGCACTGGTAGGATTGTGAGGATAGCTCAATACCATCATCCGCGACTGTGCCAAAACAGCGGCGGGAATCTCGCTAAATACTGGTAAAAAATTGTTTTCTTCCCGGAGTGACATCGGGTAAATTTGACCGCTGGCTAAGTACACTCCGCCTGCATGAGAAGGATAGCCCGGATCGAGCAATAAGGCAAAATCTCCAGGATTGAGCACTGCTAGAGGTAAATGTGCCGTCCCTTCTTGAGAACCAATCAGGGGTAACACTTCGGTTTCTGGGTCAACTTTAATGCCGAATTTTTGCTCGTACCAATTAGCTGCGGCAGAGCGAAACGCCCTCGTACCGTTAAACAGCAAGTAGCCGTGAGTACTTCGATCGCCCAAAGAAGAAGCGATCGCCGAAATCACATGCGCTTCGGCTGGTAAATCAGAAGACCCCAGCGACAAATCTATCAACTGTTGCCCAGCAGCCAAAGCTATTGCTTTGGCTCTGTCCATCTCTGCAAATACATTGAATTGCAGGGGTTGTAAACGTTTCGCAAACTGCATTTTAATTAAAAGTTAGGAGTTGTAGAGACGCGAAATTTCGCGTCTCTACTGGAGTCACAGAGCTTAGGACTAATTATTGTTTAAATGAGTTTCCAAGAAGTCTAGTAATTTTTCTTTACCGATGACTCCCTCACTCGAAGCTAAGACAGTGTTTCCTTGAAATAGCCGGAGGGCTGGTACACCTTCAACCTGATATTCTTTAACAGTCTGTGGGTTAGGATCTACTTCCATTTTGACGATTTTCAGGCGATCGCTGTACGTATTGGCAGCTGAGTTGATTAGTGGTGACATCAATTGACAAGGTCCGCACCAAGAAGCCCAAAAGTAAACCAATACTGGCTGTTCGGCTTTCAAAACTTCGGTTTCAAACTCAGCATCAGTTATAGTGCTTACACCCTTACTCATTGCAGTCTCCATCCGGTGGCACGATTTATATTGGCACACAAAATACTCTATCTCAAAGTCGTCAATAGTCCAAAGTCAATAATCCAGAGTTTAAACTTAATTGACTCGTACAGACGCGATATATCGCGTCTCTACATTTTGACGCGAAATCCCACGACGAAAAGACGTGGGACTGTTGATGTGAAGATTTTTCTGATAATGTTACATTTGATCCAATTGCTTGCGTAGCGATTCGATCTCGGCATCAACCACTTCCGGTTGCTGATTAGGTTTGGGAGTGGTGGTTTGTCCTGGGGGTAACGATTGAGTTGGTGTGGCAGCAGGTCCGAGTGTCATCTGTGCTTTTAAAGCTGCCAATTCATCGTCAACATCGTTACCTGCTTCCAATTTGGCAAATTGCGTTTCTAAATCGGCACCTGCTAACTCAGCCGCAGATTGAGCGCGAGCTTCTTGCATCAAGACTTTTTCTTCCATCCGCTCGAAAGCTGCCATTGCGCTGCTGGTATTCATACCGCGCACCATGCCTTGAAGTTGCTCTTGAGCTTTGGCAGTGGTGATTCGCGCTTTGAGCATTTCTTTCTTGGTTTTTGCCTCAGAAATTTTGCTCTCTAGCTGGATTAAGTTGCGCTTGAGAGTTTCTACCTGAGTACTTTGTTGATCCAGGCTGGTTTTAAGTGCAGTGCCGGTGTCGGTGTAAGTCTTTTTCCGCTCTAATGCTTGGCGTGCTAGGTTTTCATCACCTTTTTGCAGCGCTAGCTGGGCATTACGTTGCCACTTATTTATTTCATTTTGGGCATCATTATACTGTTTTTCTGTACGTTTTTGAGCAGCGATCGCCTGAGCGACTCCCTGACGCAGCTGTACTAAGTCTTCCTGCATTTCCAGGATGGCTTGTTCCAGCATTTTTTCTGGATCTTCGGCTTTACTTACCAGGTCATTAAGGTTAGCACCAACTACTCGTCTAATGCGATCAAATAATCCCATAACTTTGTTTTTCCTTGTGCGATTTACGCGCTTTGAACGGATACACTAGCTTTTTTACTGTTTAATAGCTACCTATTTCAATTTAATCTTTTCGATGAGGATTGGTAGCTTCACACAACCCTTAATTTCTAAGATATGCTTTAGTTTTCCTTAATTGCCTAATCTTTACGATTCGTGAGTTTAGGTATTTCCGCTTTCAGAATTTAAATTATTGTCTGGGTGTGGTACATTATCTGTCCCACTTAAAAGCTGCACCTTCATTGCTGCTAGTTCCCCATCAATACTATTATTAGATTCTTTCATAAGAAATTGCTGCTGTAAGTCATCGCTATCGAGTTGAGCTATTGCTTCTGATTTGGCTTCGAGTTGCAAAACTTTTTCTTCCATCCGTTCAAAAGCGTTTAAGCTGCTAGTGGTAGATGAATTGCTCAACATTTCCTGAAGTCGATAAGACGCTTCAGCAGAACGAGCGCGAGCGATGTACATATCTTTTTTGGTTTTCGCCTCGCTAATTTTAAATTCTAGCGATCGCATATCTTGTTTCATTTTAACTATCAGACTGTTTTGCTGCTCCATTTGAGCTGCAAGAGCTTTTTCTGTTTCTTGATAAGCACGACGTTTAGTGAGCGCTTCTTTTGCGAGAGGCTCATTATTGGCTTGTAGCGCTAATTGAGCGCGACGATACCATTCAATAGCTGTTGACTTAGCCTGAGCGGTTTGTCGTTCAGTGCGTTTTTGAGTTGCGATCGCTTGTGCTACTGCTTGTCGCAATTGCACCAAATTAGTTTGCATCTCCATAGCGGCTTGAGTGAGAATCTTCTCTGGATCTTCCGCACTGCCCGTCATACTATTGAGATTAGCGCGAATCACCCGTTGGATACGCTTCATCAGTTCCATTTCGGCTCTCCATTCACTTTTTGCTCGCACATAGCGATTAGCTCACAGTGTCAACAGCTAGGGGTTAAGTAGATGTTTTTTCATGGTATCGTAGATTTTGGCTTATTAAGGTTGCTGCACCCGCGCTTTAATTCCTTTAGCCTGTAGTAGTTGCATTTGTTGTTTTACTTGCTCTTTGGTTTTCAGCGCACCCAGATAAATGAATTTTTTATCAGGTGATAAATAAGCATCGGGAATTACTACTCGTGCAGAAGCGAAAGCGCTCGCGCCTTGATTATCTGTGACAATATGATAAAATCCATCCGCTGAGGGTTTCACTTCTGAAAGCGGCAATTCTTGCTTTGGCAAAGTTGTCGGCTTTGGTGTAGGCATTTGTCCTGGCAAAGGTTGCGCTTGTTGTATTGGCGCGGCAGCTGGATTTGCCGGAATTCTTGCCGTCACAGGGCTTGGTATTGCTGTAGGAGTCGGTTTCGGTTTGGGTTTTAAGCCAACTACGTCATTAGGATCGTTCACCTCTGGAAATTCATCGGTGGCGAGATTGGGATACTTCGGTATGGGCGTACTCGGTGTTTCCGGTTTTGCTTTTTCAGTATTTTTTACATTAGTTGTTGATGCCGTTGGTGGCGAATTTTGCTGAGAGTTGCTACCGAAGCCAAACACAGACAAGCTTTTCGGATTAAAAACTACGTATCCCAACGTTAAACTAGCTACTAATAGCAATAACATTGAGCCAATCCCCAAAGGTGATAGCAGATTGTCGCTGTTACTTGGCTTTCTTTTTTGTGGTTGTTCTTCTGTCAAACTTCGCAGCAGTGCTTCAGATGATTCTAAGTAATCGTCTGGCTGTTTGGGCGTGTCATCTGATGGGGTATTTTCGGTTTTATCAGATTTGACAACCGCAGGCACAATACTGCCATTTTCCTTATTAGCTGTATCTGTTTTATCTATAACCTCAACCTGTGGAGGTTTTGGTAACTCAGTATTTACCGTTGTAGCCGCTGGCATTGACTGAGGAGTTTCAACTTCAACAGATGCGGACGGGGTATTCGTTTGAAGAACAGTCTGTTGTTGTAACAAAGTTGGAGTTGGTACGGGTTTTTTGGACGCGATGCCTGCGGCAAGGACTCCGTTCAACGCAGTAATGGCAGTCTGCTGCAATTGAGGTGCGTTACTACTGACGCGACTTTGGTTAGGTGTGTTGTATCCGGTTCGTGTACGTCGATAGCGGGCTAACTCTTGGTCTAGTTGCACTTCTAAACAAGATAGTGCTGACGCTAGTGCTGGCTTCAACCCAGGTGTTTTCGACGATTGAGTACCCAAATGTCGGGGGTCTTGACTCATAGCCTGTCTGCCTCAAAGGTAGATTACTGGATTAACTTAAAATACATGTGTGCCAATCCTAACGAAAATTATCGAATAGATTTATAGTTCCTGTAGCAAGTTCAAATTTTTGCTTTTGGTTTACG
Above is a genomic segment from Tolypothrix sp. NIES-4075 containing:
- a CDS encoding PspA/IM30 family protein; this encodes MGLFDRIRRVVGANLNDLVSKAEDPEKMLEQAILEMQEDLVQLRQGVAQAIAAQKRTEKQYNDAQNEINKWQRNAQLALQKGDENLARQALERKKTYTDTGTALKTSLDQQSTQVETLKRNLIQLESKISEAKTKKEMLKARITTAKAQEQLQGMVRGMNTSSAMAAFERMEEKVLMQEARAQSAAELAGADLETQFAKLEAGNDVDDELAALKAQMTLGPAATPTQSLPPGQTTTPKPNQQPEVVDAEIESLRKQLDQM
- a CDS encoding PEP-CTERM sorting domain-containing protein (PEP-CTERM proteins occur, often in large numbers, in the proteomes of bacteria that also encode an exosortase, a predicted intramembrane cysteine proteinase. The presence of a PEP-CTERM domain at a protein's C-terminus predicts cleavage within the sorting domain, followed by covalent anchoring to some some component of the (usually Gram-negative) cell surface. Many PEP-CTERM proteins exhibit an unusual sequence composition that includes large numbers of potential glycosylation sites. Expression of one such protein has been shown restore the ability of a bacterium to form floc, a type of biofilm.); the protein is MAILIAVVGLTIAATPASAFSFKTDNFINNRSVNLLNDNHTSLNLNQVRPYDFDTQRILAGKYTTGNQVSQLLQKLESNIQEITQASEVSNEIIDGKTFYKYHLGDTKSKTKETLTYTNTWKAPASPPKRKIPEPSTILGLIAIASLFVTQQRKMKIS
- a CDS encoding PspA/IM30 family protein; this translates as MELMKRIQRVIRANLNSMTGSAEDPEKILTQAAMEMQTNLVQLRQAVAQAIATQKRTERQTAQAKSTAIEWYRRAQLALQANNEPLAKEALTKRRAYQETEKALAAQMEQQNSLIVKMKQDMRSLEFKISEAKTKKDMYIARARSAEASYRLQEMLSNSSTTSSLNAFERMEEKVLQLEAKSEAIAQLDSDDLQQQFLMKESNNSIDGELAAMKVQLLSGTDNVPHPDNNLNSESGNT
- a CDS encoding thioredoxin family protein — translated: MSKGVSTITDAEFETEVLKAEQPVLVYFWASWCGPCQLMSPLINSAANTYSDRLKIVKMEVDPNPQTVKEYQVEGVPALRLFQGNTVLASSEGVIGKEKLLDFLETHLNNN
- a CDS encoding LL-diaminopimelate aminotransferase encodes the protein MQFAKRLQPLQFNVFAEMDRAKAIALAAGQQLIDLSLGSSDLPAEAHVISAIASSLGDRSTHGYLLFNGTRAFRSAAANWYEQKFGIKVDPETEVLPLIGSQEGTAHLPLAVLNPGDFALLLDPGYPSHAGGVYLASGQIYPMSLREENNFLPVFSEIPAAVLAQSRMMVLSYPHNPTSAIAPLSFFQEAVAFCQQHNLVLVHDFPYVDLVFDETGGLLGDKGTPWRQGGQGGRLGDSLETTRQGDNSFSASPPLPLSPSSPLAPSIFQADRDKSVSIEFFTLSKSYNMGGFRIGYAIGNAELIHALRQVKAAVDFNQYRGILNGAIAALTGPQAGVNAAVATFKQRRDAFISALHRIGWQVPTPQATMYIWAKLPPHWSQNSIEFCTELVEQTGVAASPGAGFGKFGEGYVRFALVHEPTILTTAVERIAKFL